The Acinetobacter defluvii genome includes a region encoding these proteins:
- the gltS gene encoding sodium/glutamate symporter — protein sequence MTFEIDAFGTIVIAVFVLFIGRILVQKISFLRNYNIPEPVVGGLIAAMVAFALYQFAGISATFSESIQKALMLMFFTSIGLSASFAKLKEGGRSLVLFLFCVAGFVLVQNAVGMSLAKALGLDPLIGLIVGSITLTGGHGTAGAWGTILESEHGIQGAVVLGMASATFGLVIGGVIGGPVAKFLIKRHKLATEGAHDEHDDTPAAEESAAFEFPRKTRLITSNNAITTLGMFSLCIFVANWMTEVSKGQWFELPTFVWALACGVLLRNFLEHVVKVKIFDRAIDVFGNASLSLYLVMALLSLQLWLLADLAGPLVIILLLQMVTLALYTSFVTFKVMGSNYDAAVLAAGHCGFGMGATPTAIANIQAVTNTYGPSHKAFLIIPLCGAFFIDIINAVVIQTIIKFF from the coding sequence ATGACCTTTGAAATAGATGCATTCGGAACGATTGTAATCGCTGTATTTGTTTTATTTATTGGGCGAATTTTAGTTCAAAAAATATCTTTTTTACGAAATTATAATATTCCTGAACCTGTGGTAGGTGGCTTGATTGCTGCAATGGTTGCATTTGCTTTATATCAATTTGCAGGAATTAGTGCGACATTTAGTGAAAGTATTCAAAAAGCATTAATGCTGATGTTCTTTACTTCGATTGGTTTGAGTGCCAGTTTTGCCAAGCTCAAAGAAGGAGGGCGGTCCTTGGTATTATTCCTGTTTTGTGTAGCAGGTTTTGTATTGGTACAGAACGCTGTGGGGATGAGTTTAGCGAAAGCGCTTGGCTTAGACCCATTGATCGGCTTAATTGTTGGTTCGATTACTTTAACGGGTGGACATGGTACAGCAGGAGCATGGGGTACAATTCTTGAAAGTGAACATGGTATACAGGGCGCTGTGGTTCTGGGAATGGCGAGTGCAACTTTTGGTTTAGTCATTGGTGGGGTCATTGGTGGACCTGTTGCTAAATTTTTGATCAAAAGACATAAACTTGCAACTGAAGGTGCTCATGATGAGCATGATGATACACCAGCTGCAGAAGAAAGTGCCGCATTTGAATTTCCACGAAAAACACGTTTGATTACCTCAAATAATGCAATTACTACTTTGGGAATGTTTTCACTGTGCATCTTTGTAGCAAACTGGATGACTGAGGTCAGCAAGGGACAATGGTTTGAATTACCAACCTTTGTTTGGGCTTTGGCTTGTGGTGTTTTGTTGAGAAACTTCTTAGAACATGTCGTGAAAGTGAAAATATTTGACCGTGCCATTGATGTATTTGGTAATGCTTCACTATCGCTTTATTTGGTAATGGCATTGCTGTCATTACAATTGTGGTTGTTGGCTGATTTGGCAGGTCCATTGGTGATTATTTTACTCCTGCAAATGGTGACTTTAGCGTTATATACCAGTTTTGTGACGTTTAAAGTGATGGGCAGTAATTATGATGCGGCAGTCTTGGCTGCAGGGCATTGTGGTTTCGGCATGGGTGCAACCCCGACTGCAATTGCGAATATTCAGGCTGTGACCAATACTTATGGACCATCACATAAGGCGTTTTTAATCATTCCTTTATGTGGTGCATTTTTTATTGATATTATTAATGCAGTGGTGATACAGACCATTATTAAGTTTTTTTAA
- a CDS encoding type II toxin-antitoxin system RelB/DinJ family antitoxin yields MRKTEVYQVRLDSQEKKQAFAVFKQLGITPAQAVRLFFKQVVLTKSIPFAIENQNINMEQLLKLKKIKQEQLPVSEPNNASLLDEDDIFAELNAILNEQSDKT; encoded by the coding sequence ATGCGAAAAACTGAAGTTTATCAAGTCCGCCTTGATTCACAAGAAAAAAAACAAGCTTTTGCTGTCTTTAAGCAATTGGGAATCACACCCGCCCAAGCAGTCCGTTTATTCTTTAAACAAGTGGTTTTGACCAAATCCATTCCTTTTGCGATTGAGAATCAAAACATTAATATGGAACAGTTATTAAAATTAAAAAAAATCAAACAAGAGCAACTGCCTGTATCTGAACCAAATAACGCTTCACTTTTGGATGAAGATGATATTTTTGCAGAGTTGAATGCGATCTTAAATGAACAAAGTGACAAAACTTAA
- a CDS encoding ion transporter — MRLSAWYTLRKFVYNNLHDDEYETKFSRAINFLLIFLIIGNVVAVLLESINDIYKLYKVYFDAFENISIVVFTVEYILRFWSIAEKDPFVPEWKQRWHYVTSGAAIIDLLAILPAYLNFFVHIDLRFLRILRLLRLLKLTRYFVSLQILLRVIEREKGSFQAVIFILLIMIVMAAAGIYVVESRIQPEVFSSIPASMWWAVVTLTTVGYGDVTPITPLGRFLGALITILGVGLAALPAGILANGLANELEQRKQQLELKFRDLLASCEIDIIDDEEKIDDIRREVGLSSEQTRDIILQLIHERKEEALQREKNKYCFCPNCGHKLPE; from the coding sequence ATGAGACTAAGCGCTTGGTACACACTACGTAAATTTGTTTATAACAATTTACATGACGATGAATATGAAACTAAGTTTAGTCGAGCAATTAACTTTTTACTGATTTTTTTAATTATTGGAAATGTGGTTGCAGTTTTACTAGAATCCATCAACGATATTTATAAACTCTATAAGGTTTATTTTGATGCTTTTGAAAATATTTCGATTGTGGTGTTTACAGTGGAGTATATTTTAAGATTTTGGAGTATCGCTGAAAAAGATCCTTTTGTTCCTGAATGGAAGCAGCGCTGGCATTATGTTACTAGTGGTGCTGCAATTATCGATCTATTGGCAATTTTACCTGCTTATCTTAATTTCTTTGTGCATATTGACTTACGGTTCTTGCGTATTTTACGTTTGCTACGACTATTAAAATTAACACGCTACTTTGTATCTCTGCAGATTTTATTACGTGTGATTGAACGTGAAAAAGGTTCATTTCAAGCCGTAATTTTTATTTTACTCATTATGATCGTAATGGCGGCAGCAGGCATTTATGTTGTTGAAAGCCGTATCCAGCCCGAGGTTTTTAGTTCCATTCCTGCATCTATGTGGTGGGCGGTGGTCACTTTGACCACGGTAGGCTATGGTGATGTCACACCGATTACGCCTTTGGGACGTTTTCTTGGTGCATTAATTACCATACTTGGAGTGGGGTTGGCAGCTTTACCAGCAGGTATTTTGGCAAATGGTTTAGCCAATGAGTTAGAGCAAAGAAAACAACAACTTGAATTAAAATTTAGAGATCTATTGGCAAGTTGTGAAATTGATATTATTGATGATGAAGAGAAAATAGACGATATTCGAAGAGAAGTAGGCTTATCTTCTGAACAAACACGAGATATTATTTTACAACTCATCCATGAGCGTAAAGAAGAGGCGTTACAGCGTGAGAAAAATAAATATTGTTTCTGTCCAAATTGTGGGCATAAACTTCCTGAATGA
- a CDS encoding YggS family pyridoxal phosphate-dependent enzyme: protein MNSQDINENLQQLQQRIANACLKVNREVKEIRLIPVTKTKSVEMIQMAIALGVSHVGENKVQELIGKAEQLQDEKLEWILIGHLQSNKVKKIIQYIQEFHALDSIKLAEKLNKELQYIDKKLDVFIQVNTSNESSKYGIQPERLAGFLNEMQQFEQLNVVGLMTLALHTEDELQIRQCFRLLKKLLDKSRIDYPKISRLSMGMSGDFEIAIEEGATDIRVGQAIFGQRNLPDAYYWPEQGAKS from the coding sequence ATGAATAGCCAAGATATCAATGAAAATTTACAACAATTACAGCAGCGTATTGCTAATGCTTGTTTAAAAGTAAATCGAGAAGTGAAAGAAATTCGCTTAATTCCTGTGACTAAGACTAAATCTGTTGAGATGATCCAAATGGCTATAGCATTAGGCGTGAGTCATGTAGGAGAAAATAAAGTTCAAGAGCTTATTGGTAAGGCAGAACAGCTTCAGGACGAAAAACTTGAATGGATTCTTATTGGGCACTTACAAAGTAATAAAGTGAAAAAAATAATTCAATATATACAAGAGTTTCATGCATTAGACAGTATTAAGTTAGCAGAAAAGTTAAATAAAGAGTTGCAATATATTGATAAAAAATTAGATGTTTTTATACAAGTCAATACCTCCAATGAAAGCAGTAAATATGGTATTCAACCCGAACGACTGGCAGGTTTTTTAAATGAAATGCAGCAATTTGAGCAACTGAATGTTGTGGGCTTAATGACTTTGGCATTACATACTGAGGATGAACTACAGATCAGACAATGCTTTCGATTATTAAAAAAACTATTGGATAAATCACGTATTGATTATCCAAAGATTTCACGTTTGTCGATGGGAATGTCAGGTGATTTTGAGATTGCGATTGAAGAAGGTGCGACTGATATTCGGGTGGGACAGGCGATTTTTGGTCAACGCAATCTACCAGATGCCTATTATTGGCCAGAACAAGGAGCAAAATCATGA
- a CDS encoding pseudouridine synthase, with product MLLEKILQSQGFGSRKHCQQLIKNGAVSIDGQVISDVKFKIAEQQLKFQVYSKEYQYREHVYLALNKPQNYECSHQATHHFSVFDLIDELLLNRGVQCIGRLDQDTTGMLLLTDDGQFLQALTHPKKHVPKVYQVETTDPISQAQIEQLLKGVELRNEKGIYTASQVKKLAENKLSLTIHQGVYHQVKRMLAAVGNKVIKLHRQQVGLLDLGQLEEGQYLYLNEQQIQAAKNQSESIQSLE from the coding sequence ATGTTATTGGAAAAAATTTTACAGTCGCAAGGTTTTGGTAGTCGTAAACATTGCCAGCAATTAATCAAAAATGGTGCTGTAAGCATAGATGGACAAGTCATCAGCGATGTGAAATTTAAAATTGCCGAACAACAATTAAAGTTTCAGGTTTATTCAAAAGAATACCAATATCGAGAACATGTTTATTTAGCATTAAATAAACCACAAAATTATGAATGCTCACATCAAGCAACACATCATTTTAGTGTTTTTGATTTGATCGATGAGTTATTGCTAAATCGAGGCGTGCAGTGTATCGGGCGTTTAGATCAAGATACCACGGGAATGTTGTTACTCACGGATGATGGTCAGTTTTTACAAGCTTTAACCCATCCCAAAAAACATGTTCCAAAAGTGTATCAGGTAGAAACGACTGATCCGATTAGCCAAGCACAAATAGAACAGCTGTTAAAAGGAGTAGAGTTACGCAACGAAAAAGGTATATATACGGCAAGTCAGGTTAAAAAATTGGCAGAAAATAAACTGTCATTAACCATTCATCAAGGGGTGTATCATCAAGTTAAACGTATGTTGGCAGCCGTTGGAAATAAAGTGATTAAGTTGCATCGTCAACAAGTCGGGCTGTTAGATTTAGGACAATTAGAAGAAGGGCAGTATCTCTATTTGAATGAACAACAGATTCAAGCTGCAAAAAATCAGAGTGAATCTATTCAATCTTTAGAATAG
- a CDS encoding pseudouridine synthase: MSTSKFKPPMRNGVSASQVYLPKLKTQPETLLSYLAEKFPHISVQQWQQRFQDQLIFDENAQTLNVDSRYLENSHIFYYRFLEHEVHVPFQEQILFENEHFIAVDKPHFLTISPTGQYLQETLLVRLKKATNNPDLTPIHRLDRETAGIVLISKCLETRGIYQQLFAEQQVHKIYHAIAAYRPELSFPQEVNLRMEKGQPFYTMRVTQGETNSCTQIQCVAHNHMWAKYQLQPRTGKQHQLRVHLNHLNIPIKNDPFYPTVLHKSASDFSNPLQLLAKEISFKDPVSQKEMHFTSLKELTIE; this comes from the coding sequence ATGTCCACTTCAAAATTTAAACCACCGATGCGCAATGGTGTGAGTGCAAGCCAAGTTTACCTTCCAAAACTTAAAACTCAGCCTGAAACTTTGTTAAGTTACTTAGCTGAAAAATTTCCACATATCTCAGTCCAACAGTGGCAACAGCGTTTTCAAGATCAATTGATTTTTGATGAAAATGCGCAAACCTTAAATGTGGATAGTAGGTATTTAGAAAATAGTCATATTTTTTATTATCGTTTTTTAGAGCATGAGGTTCACGTTCCATTTCAAGAACAGATATTATTTGAAAATGAGCATTTTATTGCAGTTGATAAACCACATTTTTTAACCATTAGTCCAACTGGGCAATATTTACAAGAAACATTATTAGTTCGTTTAAAAAAAGCCACCAATAACCCTGATTTAACCCCAATTCACCGTTTAGATCGTGAAACGGCAGGGATTGTTTTAATCTCTAAATGTCTCGAAACACGGGGAATTTATCAGCAATTATTTGCAGAACAGCAAGTACACAAAATCTATCATGCGATTGCAGCTTATCGCCCCGAATTAAGCTTTCCCCAAGAAGTGAATCTTAGAATGGAAAAAGGGCAGCCTTTTTATACCATGCGTGTTACTCAAGGTGAAACCAATTCATGTACACAAATTCAATGCGTGGCTCATAATCACATGTGGGCAAAATATCAACTTCAACCAAGAACAGGCAAACAACATCAACTACGTGTTCATTTAAATCATTTAAATATTCCGATAAAAAATGATCCTTTTTACCCCACTGTCCTTCATAAAAGTGCGAGTGACTTTTCAAACCCTTTGCAACTGCTTGCCAAAGAAATTAGCTTTAAAGATCCAGTCAGTCAAAAAGAAATGCACTTCACCTCCCTAAAAGAACTGACAATAGAGTGA
- a CDS encoding DUF441 domain-containing protein, with amino-acid sequence MNFASHLDLNLMVLLVLLACGIFSHNSAVTIAAAVLIVFRITPLSEYFYLLQNHGLNFGIIILTIGVLTPIASGKIPGDAILKSFLSWKSLLAIAVGLLVAWLGGRGVKLMTNQPNIVAGLLIGTVAGVAILRGVPVGPLIAAGILSLIIGLS; translated from the coding sequence ATGAATTTTGCATCACATCTCGACTTGAACTTAATGGTACTTTTAGTTTTATTGGCATGTGGTATTTTTAGTCATAATAGTGCTGTTACCATCGCTGCTGCCGTACTGATCGTTTTTCGTATCACACCCTTAAGTGAATATTTTTATTTACTGCAAAATCATGGTTTAAATTTCGGTATTATTATCTTAACCATTGGTGTACTGACACCCATTGCCAGTGGCAAAATCCCTGGTGATGCAATTTTAAAATCCTTTCTCAGTTGGAAATCTCTACTCGCTATTGCTGTTGGTCTATTGGTCGCATGGCTCGGTGGACGTGGTGTCAAACTCATGACTAATCAGCCCAATATTGTTGCAGGGCTTTTAATTGGAACTGTTGCAGGGGTTGCCATTTTGCGTGGTGTTCCTGTTGGTCCACTGATTGCAGCGGGAATTTTATCCCTAATCATCGGGCTTTCTTGA
- a CDS encoding amino acid permease translates to MSSQKPSQLKHGLSNRHIQLIALGGSIGTGLFLGISQTIKLAGPSVILGYAIAGLIAFFMMRQLGEMVVEEPVSGSFSYFAYKFWSPFAGFMSGWNYWVLNILVCMAELSAIGLYVQYWWPDIPTWVSALAFFLLINAINLMHVKVFGEMEFLFSIIKIVAIVGMIGFGAWLLASGHAGETASISNLWALGGFFPNGLTGLVMAMAIIMFSFGGIELVGIAAAETKDPTKTIPKAVNQIVYRVLLFYVLTIVVLLSLFPWNQIAEGGSPFVLIFDSLGSQGVATILNFVVLTAAISVYNGTSYGTSRMLLGLAEQGNAPSFLRKINQRGIPYAAILTSALVTLICVVLNYIFPEKAFKLLMSLVVSAIVINWMMLACTHLKFKQKMQSLSKTTLFPAIAYPLSNYICIVFMLGILAIMWLTPDMRIAVLLIPVWIICLSFAYWLKQKKQI, encoded by the coding sequence ATGTCATCGCAAAAACCAAGCCAACTCAAACATGGCTTAAGTAACCGCCACATTCAACTCATTGCTTTGGGCGGCTCGATTGGAACTGGACTTTTTCTCGGTATTTCACAAACCATTAAACTCGCAGGACCTTCGGTTATTTTAGGTTATGCCATCGCAGGTTTAATCGCCTTTTTTATGATGCGCCAACTCGGTGAAATGGTGGTCGAAGAACCTGTCAGCGGCTCTTTTAGTTATTTTGCCTATAAATTTTGGAGCCCATTTGCAGGCTTTATGTCAGGCTGGAATTATTGGGTGCTAAATATTTTAGTATGCATGGCAGAACTCAGCGCCATCGGTTTATATGTGCAATATTGGTGGCCTGACATTCCAACTTGGGTATCGGCACTGGCTTTCTTTTTATTAATCAATGCGATTAATTTAATGCATGTCAAAGTGTTTGGGGAAATGGAGTTTTTATTTTCCATCATTAAAATCGTGGCGATTGTGGGCATGATCGGCTTTGGAGCTTGGTTATTGGCGAGTGGACATGCAGGAGAAACCGCATCTATTTCCAACTTATGGGCATTAGGTGGCTTTTTCCCGAATGGATTAACTGGTTTAGTCATGGCAATGGCTATCATCATGTTTTCATTTGGTGGAATTGAATTGGTTGGGATTGCTGCAGCTGAAACCAAAGACCCTACTAAAACAATTCCTAAAGCGGTAAATCAAATCGTCTATCGAGTTTTATTGTTCTATGTATTAACGATCGTCGTTTTGCTGTCTTTATTTCCTTGGAACCAAATTGCGGAAGGCGGCAGTCCATTTGTGCTAATTTTTGATTCATTGGGCAGCCAAGGTGTAGCGACCATTTTAAATTTTGTGGTTTTAACTGCTGCCATTTCTGTTTATAACGGTACAAGTTATGGAACCAGCCGTATGTTGCTTGGACTTGCAGAACAAGGCAATGCACCCTCATTCTTACGCAAAATTAATCAACGCGGCATTCCTTATGCTGCGATCTTAACTTCTGCATTGGTGACATTGATTTGTGTAGTATTGAATTATATTTTCCCAGAAAAAGCTTTTAAATTACTGATGAGTTTGGTCGTGTCGGCCATTGTAATTAATTGGATGATGTTGGCATGCACACATTTAAAATTTAAACAGAAAATGCAAAGTTTGAGTAAAACAACACTTTTTCCTGCGATTGCTTATCCATTGAGTAATTATATTTGTATTGTTTTTATGCTTGGTATTTTAGCGATCATGTGGCTGACGCCTGATATGCGTATTGCAGTCTTACTAATTCCCGTTTGGATTATTTGTTTAAGTTTTGCTTATTGGTTAAAGCAGAAAAAGCAAATCTGA
- a CDS encoding LysE family translocator — protein MSISPGPINLTILSSSMNYGVKKTFGFISGATIGFTLLLAAVCFGLYQLLAIYPVLLDGICILGTVLLIWIGWNIFKADGEKIQTNGQEKIAMPSFMQGMLMQWLNPKAWIAAVSGTALFSASHNQFYLAVFVLIYFIVCYLSLLIWGIAGQQLAGFLNERHRAKIFNRIMGAVLIGISLQMCWQHFIAR, from the coding sequence ATGTCAATTTCCCCTGGTCCTATAAATTTAACCATTCTCAGTAGCAGTATGAATTATGGTGTGAAAAAGACGTTTGGGTTTATTTCAGGTGCAACAATAGGATTTACGCTGTTACTCGCAGCAGTCTGTTTTGGTTTATATCAATTGCTTGCGATTTATCCAGTTTTATTGGATGGCATATGTATTTTAGGGACAGTGTTGTTGATCTGGATCGGGTGGAATATTTTCAAAGCAGATGGTGAAAAAATACAGACAAATGGACAAGAAAAGATTGCAATGCCAAGTTTTATGCAAGGCATGCTGATGCAATGGTTAAATCCGAAAGCATGGATTGCTGCGGTTTCAGGTACCGCCTTATTCTCAGCATCTCATAATCAATTTTATTTGGCTGTTTTTGTACTGATTTACTTTATCGTGTGTTATTTATCTTTATTAATTTGGGGGATTGCAGGGCAACAACTGGCGGGTTTCTTAAATGAAAGACATCGTGCCAAAATTTTTAATAGAATCATGGGAGCTGTTTTAATAGGTATTTCATTACAGATGTGTTGGCAGCATTTTATAGCAAGATAA
- a CDS encoding GNAT family N-acetyltransferase, which translates to MIVRRATETDLKQLAILFDEYRQFYGASSNFSESYNFLKQRFENKESVIFIHIKDDAITGFVLLYLGFSSLACSTYYILDDVYVTPVYRRQGSAKQLIDTAILFARHENALRISLETQKSNYQSHQLYEKMGFVRDEEFCTYHCFLK; encoded by the coding sequence ATGATTGTAAGACGTGCCACAGAAACTGATTTAAAGCAACTCGCTATTCTGTTTGATGAATATCGACAATTTTATGGTGCTTCTTCAAATTTCTCAGAATCTTATAACTTTCTTAAACAACGCTTTGAAAACAAAGAAAGTGTAATTTTCATTCACATTAAAGATGATGCGATTACAGGTTTTGTTTTGCTGTATTTAGGTTTTTCATCTTTGGCATGTTCTACTTACTATATTTTAGATGATGTTTATGTTACGCCTGTTTATCGTCGTCAAGGCTCTGCAAAACAGTTGATTGATACCGCAATTTTATTTGCACGACATGAGAATGCACTGCGTATTAGCTTAGAAACACAAAAATCAAATTATCAATCCCATCAACTCTATGAAAAAATGGGATTCGTCCGTGATGAAGAGTTTTGCACTTATCATTGTTTCTTAAAATAA
- a CDS encoding dihydroorotase — translation MSIVKIENVCVLDPIQKTDRIDTVFIENGKLLNTHPDQSQITEVIDGRGKWLMPTMVDLCARLREPGQQQHGTLKSEGKAARENGILHVFTPPDSKPIVQDNGALVHGLVEKAMLDGGIYLQVIGAQTQGLLGKQPANMAGLKKGGCSAVSNAYATFENDDVVIRTLEYAAGLDMTVVFYAEEHQIAKDGCVHEGFIASRQGLPMIPTLAETVAIAKYLLMIEATGVKAHFGLLSSGASVELIKNAKAKGLPITADVAMQQLHLTDALIDGFNTLAHVRPPLRSEQDKQLLRQGVKDGVIDAICTHHEPLTGSAKLAPFAETLPGITAFDTYVALGVKLVEEGLFTPLEWVEKVTLAPARVANMIESWKQQAGLVLVDPTLEWLINQDSILSHGKNTPLIDQTIKGKVIQTFIA, via the coding sequence ATGAGTATTGTAAAAATTGAAAATGTCTGTGTCTTAGACCCAATTCAAAAAACTGATCGTATAGACACTGTATTTATTGAAAATGGTAAATTATTAAACACGCATCCAGATCAAAGTCAAATTACTGAAGTGATTGATGGACGTGGAAAATGGTTAATGCCGACGATGGTTGACTTATGCGCACGCTTACGTGAGCCGGGGCAACAACAACATGGTACATTAAAATCGGAAGGTAAAGCTGCCCGTGAAAATGGGATTCTGCATGTATTTACTCCACCAGATTCAAAACCAATTGTGCAAGACAATGGTGCATTGGTGCATGGTTTAGTGGAAAAAGCCATGTTAGATGGTGGAATTTATTTACAAGTCATTGGTGCGCAAACACAAGGTTTACTCGGGAAACAACCTGCAAATATGGCGGGCTTAAAAAAAGGTGGATGTAGTGCAGTTTCAAATGCTTATGCAACCTTTGAAAATGACGATGTGGTGATTCGTACATTAGAATATGCTGCGGGGTTAGATATGACCGTAGTGTTCTATGCAGAAGAACATCAAATTGCCAAAGATGGTTGTGTTCACGAAGGATTTATCGCATCTCGTCAAGGCTTACCGATGATTCCAACTTTGGCAGAAACAGTTGCGATTGCTAAATATTTGTTAATGATTGAAGCAACTGGCGTGAAAGCACACTTCGGTCTACTGTCTAGTGGTGCATCTGTTGAATTAATTAAAAATGCCAAAGCGAAAGGCTTACCTATTACAGCCGATGTCGCAATGCAACAATTGCATTTAACTGATGCGTTGATTGATGGGTTTAATACTTTGGCACATGTTCGTCCACCCTTACGCTCAGAACAAGACAAACAATTGTTACGTCAAGGTGTAAAAGATGGGGTAATTGATGCCATCTGTACTCACCATGAACCATTAACAGGTTCTGCAAAACTTGCACCTTTTGCAGAAACTTTACCAGGAATTACAGCATTTGATACTTATGTCGCTTTAGGGGTAAAACTGGTAGAGGAAGGCTTATTTACTCCCTTAGAATGGGTGGAAAAAGTGACGCTGGCTCCTGCACGAGTGGCGAATATGATCGAATCTTGGAAACAACAAGCAGGTTTGGTTTTGGTTGATCCAACATTGGAATGGTTGATTAATCAAGACAGTATTCTTTCACATGGAAAAAATACCCCTTTAATAGATCAAACGATTAAAGGTAAAGTTATTCAAACCTTTATTGCTTGA
- a CDS encoding aspartate carbamoyltransferase catalytic subunit: MHLAALHTPSQIQLNKDGNLKHFITIEGLSKDTLTKILDTAASFFNDQNQLITNNLLEGRTVMNLFFENSTRTRTTFEAAAKRLSANVLNIDIARSSTSKGETLRDTLWNLEAMAADIFVVRHSSSGAAHFIAKNVCPHVAIINAGDGRHAHPTQAMLDMLTIRRETKKNFEDISIAIIGDIKHSRVARSDIAALQTLGCKDIRVIAPNTLLPHGFNDYGEGIRLFNKMDEGIKDCDVIITLRIQNERIDSPALSSQAEFYKMYGLNKERLALAKPDCIVMHPGPMNRGVEIDSSIADGAQSVILNQVTNGIAVRMAVLALSMQGQLQEQGLLDTMVL; the protein is encoded by the coding sequence ATGCACTTGGCGGCATTGCATACACCGAGCCAGATTCAACTCAATAAAGATGGAAATTTAAAACATTTCATCACCATCGAAGGTCTTTCCAAAGACACTCTCACCAAAATATTGGACACTGCGGCGTCCTTTTTTAATGACCAAAATCAGCTAATTACCAATAACTTGCTTGAAGGTCGTACCGTGATGAATTTGTTTTTTGAAAATTCAACACGCACACGAACCACATTTGAAGCGGCTGCAAAACGTCTATCAGCCAATGTTTTAAATATTGATATTGCACGTTCCAGTACCTCAAAAGGTGAAACATTACGTGATACCTTGTGGAATCTTGAAGCAATGGCAGCCGATATCTTTGTGGTACGTCATTCTTCTTCGGGGGCTGCACATTTTATAGCCAAAAATGTCTGCCCACATGTTGCAATCATCAACGCGGGCGATGGTCGCCATGCTCACCCAACTCAAGCCATGTTGGATATGTTGACGATTCGCCGCGAAACTAAAAAGAATTTTGAAGACATTTCTATTGCGATTATCGGTGATATTAAACATTCACGTGTTGCACGTTCTGATATTGCTGCTTTGCAAACTTTAGGTTGTAAAGATATTCGTGTGATTGCCCCAAATACTTTGTTACCACATGGTTTTAATGATTATGGCGAGGGCATTCGTTTATTTAACAAAATGGATGAAGGTATCAAAGATTGTGATGTGATCATTACGTTGCGCATTCAAAATGAACGTATTGATTCGCCTGCATTATCTTCACAAGCTGAATTTTATAAAATGTATGGTTTGAACAAAGAGCGTTTGGCTTTGGCAAAACCTGATTGTATCGTGATGCATCCTGGTCCAATGAACCGTGGTGTAGAAATTGATTCGAGTATTGCAGATGGTGCGCAGTCGGTGATTTTGAATCAAGTGACCAATGGCATCGCAGTACGTATGGCAGTTTTGGCACTGTCGATGCAAGGTCAGCTACAAGAACAAGGTTTGTTAGACACAATGGTGCTATAA